A stretch of Sphingorhabdus sp. YGSMI21 DNA encodes these proteins:
- a CDS encoding mechanosensitive ion channel, whose translation MNNQVDQSLNTLQILAAQLRSMWEGLVSLLPNLVIAIFLIISTWIVARFATKIADRLTARTAMRPSLRELVDTLVRIAIWTVGLLIALTILLPDLTPGSLIAGLGVGTVAIGFAFQDIFENFLAGILIMVREKMRIGDYISCEGIEGKVEQILLRETHIRKLSNELTIVPNSILFKNPVEILTDLDRRRHEVVVGVSYDTDLEEARDVIRTAVESSGTTDDRKPVDIFACEFNSSSIDFKLRWWSGSAQRDMHESRDLVIRAVKRALDDANIEIPFPYVTHTFKEAIPVAAQAE comes from the coding sequence ATGAATAATCAAGTAGATCAATCGCTTAATACCCTCCAGATATTGGCTGCACAATTGCGCTCCATGTGGGAGGGGCTGGTCAGTCTCCTGCCCAATCTGGTTATCGCCATTTTCCTTATAATATCAACGTGGATCGTCGCGAGATTTGCTACTAAAATCGCAGATCGCCTGACCGCGAGGACGGCGATGCGTCCGTCTCTGCGCGAACTGGTGGACACGCTGGTGCGAATTGCAATCTGGACGGTGGGCCTGCTTATCGCGTTGACGATCCTGCTGCCCGATCTGACGCCCGGAAGCCTGATCGCCGGTCTTGGCGTCGGCACGGTCGCTATCGGCTTTGCCTTTCAGGATATTTTCGAGAATTTTCTCGCCGGCATATTGATCATGGTGCGGGAGAAAATGCGGATTGGCGATTATATTTCCTGCGAAGGGATTGAAGGCAAGGTGGAACAAATCCTGCTGCGGGAGACGCATATCAGAAAGCTGTCGAACGAGCTGACGATTGTGCCGAATTCCATATTGTTCAAAAATCCGGTCGAGATTCTGACCGATCTCGATCGCCGGCGCCATGAAGTCGTGGTTGGCGTTTCCTATGACACCGACTTGGAGGAAGCGCGCGATGTCATTCGCACCGCCGTGGAATCATCCGGTACCACCGACGACCGAAAACCGGTCGACATATTTGCTTGTGAATTCAATTCCAGTTCTATCGATTTCAAGCTGCGCTGGTGGTCCGGTTCGGCGCAGCGCGACATGCACGAAAGCCGCGATCTGGTGATCCGTGCGGTCAAACGGGCGCTGGACGATGCCAATATTGAAATCCCCTTTCCCTATGTCACCCATACTTTCAAAGAGGCCATACCGGTGGCCGCGCAGGCAGAATGA
- a CDS encoding phospholipase D-like domain-containing protein, which yields MSKLFKPGQNCWRVEHADRSAVLIDGENYFRAVRKSLAQAKQRIMLLGWDFDERVEMHDTDEEPDGPLRIGAYFDWLLEKNRDLDIYVLRWDTGALKSFFRVNGLMTLIRWYFHPRVHFKLDSHHPVGAAHHQKVIVIDEDTAFCSGIDVTNNRWDTRAHEDNHDHRLQPDGHDAGPWHDAAMVVQGKVASALAEYAVQHWRAAGGKKTKRVTAKDDCWPANLDPDFTDCPIAIARTLPEMDDQQGVHEIEALCVDLIAAAQDHIYAESQYFASAKIAAAIAARLSEPDGPEVIIINPESAEGWLESEIMDSTRARLVEALRARDKYDRFRMFHPFNEAGTPIYVHAKILIIDDRYIRIGSSNFNNRSLGFDSECDVAIDASVIADGTVPAQIARVRNDLLAEHLGQEVDVVRESMERTNSLIKTIEALNSPGRELRPYQTADIGAVEAWLSENDILDPRRADDVFAGIM from the coding sequence ATGTCGAAATTATTCAAGCCAGGGCAAAATTGCTGGCGTGTCGAGCATGCAGACCGTTCTGCCGTTCTGATCGATGGCGAAAATTACTTCCGGGCGGTGCGAAAGTCGCTGGCGCAGGCCAAACAGCGTATCATGCTTCTCGGCTGGGATTTCGACGAACGGGTCGAAATGCACGATACCGATGAGGAGCCGGACGGGCCCCTCAGGATCGGTGCCTATTTCGACTGGTTGCTCGAGAAAAACCGGGATCTCGATATCTATGTGCTGCGCTGGGATACGGGGGCTTTGAAATCCTTCTTCCGGGTCAACGGGCTGATGACGCTGATCCGATGGTATTTCCATCCCCGGGTGCATTTCAAGCTCGATTCCCATCATCCGGTAGGGGCGGCTCATCATCAGAAAGTTATCGTGATCGACGAGGACACAGCCTTTTGCAGCGGTATCGATGTCACCAACAATCGCTGGGATACGCGGGCGCACGAGGATAATCACGACCATCGGCTGCAACCGGACGGCCATGATGCCGGACCTTGGCATGACGCGGCGATGGTCGTTCAGGGCAAGGTCGCGAGCGCGCTTGCGGAATATGCCGTGCAGCACTGGCGTGCTGCCGGCGGGAAGAAGACCAAAAGGGTTACGGCAAAGGATGATTGCTGGCCCGCCAATCTCGATCCGGACTTTACCGATTGCCCGATTGCAATCGCCAGAACTTTACCGGAAATGGATGATCAACAGGGCGTGCACGAGATTGAAGCGCTTTGCGTCGATTTGATCGCCGCAGCCCAGGATCATATCTATGCCGAAAGTCAGTATTTTGCTTCGGCGAAGATCGCCGCCGCCATCGCCGCTCGCCTGTCGGAACCGGACGGCCCGGAAGTGATCATTATCAATCCGGAAAGCGCAGAGGGCTGGCTCGAGTCCGAGATCATGGATTCAACGCGTGCCCGTCTGGTGGAAGCGTTGAGAGCGCGCGACAAATATGACCGTTTCCGGATGTTTCACCCGTTCAACGAGGCCGGAACGCCGATATATGTCCACGCGAAGATATTGATCATTGATGACCGGTATATCCGCATAGGCTCGTCAAACTTCAACAACCGGTCGCTCGGCTTTGACAGCGAATGCGATGTTGCGATTGACGCGTCGGTGATCGCCGATGGCACGGTGCCAGCCCAGATCGCCCGCGTCAGGAATGATTTGCTGGCTGAGCATCTGGGGCAGGAAGTCGACGTTGTTCGCGAGTCTATGGAGAGGACAAATTCGCTGATTAAGACGATCGAGGCTTTAAACAGCCCGGGTCGGGAGCTCAGGCCCTATCAGACAGCTGATATCGGAGCGGTCGAAGCCTGGCTCTCGGAGAATGACATCCTCGACCCAAGGCGGGCCGATGATGTTTTTGCAGGAATCATGTAA
- a CDS encoding DUF202 domain-containing protein gives MTTDSSSTELASERTDLAEDRTEWAEDRTIMANERTFAGWMRTGLAAVGIGLGFNALFGKLEPFWVPKAIATLFMIIGIFIFWVAQRNGCAVQDRLNSHHATPVKPYNMRIVSGLMASGALALIVAIWTMDFAG, from the coding sequence ATGACAACAGACTCATCCAGCACGGAACTGGCCAGCGAACGCACGGACCTCGCCGAGGACCGCACCGAATGGGCCGAAGATCGTACGATCATGGCCAACGAACGGACTTTTGCCGGCTGGATGCGCACAGGTCTGGCAGCGGTCGGGATCGGACTCGGCTTCAATGCGCTCTTTGGCAAACTTGAACCCTTCTGGGTGCCCAAGGCCATCGCGACCTTGTTCATGATCATCGGTATCTTCATTTTCTGGGTTGCCCAGCGCAATGGCTGCGCCGTCCAGGACCGGCTCAATTCGCATCATGCAACACCGGTAAAGCCATACAATATGCGAATCGTTTCCGGCCTGATGGCGTCAGGCGCCCTGGCCTTGATTGTGGCGATCTGGACAATGGACTTTGCCGGCTGA
- a CDS encoding PLDc N-terminal domain-containing protein, producing the protein MEYGIVGLLILALDIWALLSVWGSGSSTGAKIIWSLIILILPVIGLILWFFVGPRGSARAI; encoded by the coding sequence ATGGAATATGGAATTGTTGGACTTCTGATTTTGGCTCTCGACATCTGGGCGCTGCTGAGCGTCTGGGGAAGCGGCTCCTCGACTGGTGCCAAGATCATCTGGTCGCTGATCATCTTGATCTTGCCGGTAATCGGCCTGATCCTTTGGTTCTTCGTCGGACCAAGAGGCTCCGCACGGGCAATCTAG
- a CDS encoding PA2169 family four-helix-bundle protein: MTNNASTDILNDVLETLIDSTHGYEKAAEIADRTTFKNFFSRRAASRRAMAAAVREEITKSGGTPESDGTILASAHRVFMDLSAAVQDNDEAAIEAVETGEEYLRKKFEKALIQDDLSVSAKALLRNYQGELRADGRLIDHLEEATS, encoded by the coding sequence ATGACAAATAACGCTTCCACGGACATTTTGAATGACGTTTTGGAAACACTGATCGATTCCACGCATGGCTACGAGAAAGCAGCCGAGATTGCGGACCGGACCACGTTCAAGAATTTCTTCTCCCGCCGCGCGGCATCTCGCCGGGCGATGGCCGCTGCGGTGCGTGAGGAAATCACGAAATCCGGCGGCACGCCGGAAAGCGACGGCACCATTCTGGCGTCCGCCCACCGCGTGTTCATGGACTTGAGCGCTGCCGTCCAGGACAATGACGAAGCGGCGATCGAGGCGGTCGAAACCGGCGAGGAATATCTGCGCAAGAAGTTTGAAAAGGCGCTTATCCAGGATGACCTGTCGGTGTCGGCCAAAGCATTGCTGCGCAATTACCAGGGAGAACTGCGGGCGGACGGTCGTCTGATCGACCATCTCGAAGAAGCAACCTCCTGA
- a CDS encoding mechanosensitive ion channel domain-containing protein, with amino-acid sequence MPLYRWLLTALFLAVVAAPLSTGLAPLFEARAQVPLTETVDEPEPAIDPVVDGSDDVAIADRLRGIFREIEGLEGVAVTVDAGVVRLSGPIADTASAERAKAIAQRVSGVVTVESQFERDLSVGRNVEPVVDKFSASMQNFLSALPLIGVAFLAAIVIGLLGHFFASRMTFWKRVTPNIFLAELISGFVRILFIMVGIFVGLDILNATALLGAVLGGAGVIGLAVGFALRDTVDNYMSSIMLSIRQPFRANDHVRVGEQEGRVVRLTSRATILMTLDGNHLRIPNATVFKAEILNFTRNPQRRFSFVLGVDADDDPAAAIETGLRAINGQAFVLDDPEATAEIREVGDSNILIAFHGWIDQRQSDFHKARGAAIRVTKNALEEAGFALPEPIYRLRFDNGPPQLMDMIGKPEAAGGAGEKPTRAPTGEAFDVSPEDHVERLVDSERSDDGSSDLLDDQQPVE; translated from the coding sequence ATGCCCCTATATCGCTGGCTCCTGACCGCGCTGTTTCTGGCGGTCGTCGCTGCTCCGCTTTCTACCGGTCTTGCTCCGCTGTTCGAGGCCCGCGCGCAGGTTCCGCTGACCGAGACGGTTGATGAGCCGGAGCCAGCCATCGATCCGGTGGTTGACGGCAGCGACGATGTCGCGATCGCAGACCGGTTGCGCGGAATTTTCCGGGAAATCGAAGGGCTGGAAGGGGTCGCCGTCACCGTCGATGCCGGGGTGGTCCGCCTGTCGGGGCCGATAGCCGACACCGCCTCGGCGGAACGCGCGAAAGCCATAGCACAACGCGTATCGGGTGTTGTCACGGTGGAATCGCAATTTGAGCGCGACCTTTCAGTCGGTAGAAATGTCGAACCGGTGGTCGACAAATTCAGCGCCAGCATGCAAAATTTCCTGTCGGCGCTACCGCTAATCGGGGTCGCCTTTCTCGCCGCCATTGTCATCGGCCTGTTGGGGCATTTCTTCGCTTCGCGCATGACCTTCTGGAAACGCGTGACGCCGAACATCTTTCTGGCCGAACTGATTTCCGGTTTTGTCCGCATATTGTTCATCATGGTCGGGATATTTGTCGGCCTAGACATCCTCAATGCGACCGCCTTGCTGGGCGCGGTACTTGGCGGAGCCGGCGTGATCGGGCTGGCAGTCGGCTTTGCTCTTCGCGATACGGTCGACAATTACATGTCGAGCATCATGCTGAGTATCCGCCAGCCGTTCCGGGCCAACGATCATGTCCGGGTGGGCGAACAGGAAGGGCGCGTGGTGCGGCTGACTTCGCGGGCGACGATCTTGATGACGCTGGACGGCAATCACCTGCGCATTCCCAATGCGACAGTGTTCAAGGCGGAAATATTGAACTTCACGCGCAATCCGCAGCGCCGGTTCAGTTTTGTACTGGGCGTCGATGCCGACGACGATCCTGCCGCAGCCATCGAAACGGGGCTTCGCGCGATCAACGGTCAGGCTTTCGTTCTGGACGATCCCGAAGCAACGGCCGAGATCAGGGAAGTCGGCGATTCCAATATATTGATCGCCTTCCACGGCTGGATCGACCAGCGCCAGAGCGATTTCCACAAGGCGCGGGGCGCGGCGATCCGGGTCACCAAAAATGCTTTGGAAGAGGCCGGCTTTGCCTTGCCGGAGCCGATCTACCGGCTGCGGTTCGATAACGGGCCGCCGCAGCTGATGGACATGATCGGGAAGCCGGAAGCAGCCGGTGGGGCCGGTGAGAAGCCGACCAGAGCGCCGACCGGGGAGGCGTTTGACGTATCGCCAGAGGATCATGTCGAGCGGCTGGTGGATTCCGAGCGGTCTGACGACGGTTCTTCCGATCTCCTGGATGACCAGCAGCCGGTGGAATGA
- a CDS encoding BLUF domain-containing protein: MRKFCVSPRPITSLIFVSTVKPGMDQQDFLAITNVTRRNSERFGLTGLLVCNGFNFMQCIEGERAAVKDRMYHIIQDERHSGIIIVHHSEPEIRQFANIYMDRRYFPAEENSGASDLPKILAMATVADVTRTMFQSFLSLGFGAANL; encoded by the coding sequence ATGAGAAAGTTTTGCGTGTCGCCTCGTCCGATCACCTCGCTCATTTTTGTGAGCACCGTAAAACCCGGCATGGATCAGCAGGATTTTCTTGCGATCACGAACGTTACCCGGCGGAATAGCGAACGATTTGGGCTGACTGGCCTGCTTGTTTGCAATGGGTTCAACTTCATGCAGTGCATCGAGGGAGAGCGGGCTGCCGTCAAAGACCGGATGTATCATATCATCCAGGACGAGCGGCACAGCGGGATCATCATTGTACATCATAGCGAGCCTGAGATCCGGCAATTTGCGAATATATATATGGACCGCCGATATTTTCCGGCGGAGGAAAACTCCGGCGCATCTGACCTCCCGAAAATTCTCGCCATGGCTACCGTCGCCGACGTTACCCGTACAATGTTCCAAAGCTTTCTCTCGCTCGGGTTCGGCGCGGCCAACCTGTAA
- a CDS encoding NepR family anti-sigma factor, with protein MTSQKKDEAGTSDSSEPDDAGQRSKDMPVKNKEDMQERLGLGLKDMYSSVLDEPLPDDMLALLDQLEANDTSDVNSSRPDDNE; from the coding sequence TTGACGAGCCAGAAAAAAGATGAAGCTGGCACATCGGATTCTTCGGAACCGGATGATGCAGGGCAACGGTCAAAGGATATGCCGGTGAAAAACAAGGAAGACATGCAAGAGAGATTAGGCCTTGGACTTAAGGACATGTATTCAAGTGTTCTTGACGAGCCGCTACCCGACGACATGCTGGCGCTTTTGGACCAGCTGGAAGCAAACGACACTAGTGACGTGAACTCCAGCCGGCCAGACGATAATGAATAA
- a CDS encoding sigma-70 family RNA polymerase sigma factor: MNKPQALPPAQFKQQLTEAIPHLRAFGRSLSGDRDLADDLVQDTLLKAWAARDRFIAGTSMRAWTFVILRNTFFSGMRRKKFSANYDELVAERVLSAPAPQQEPLHLADLQRGLMELSDDQREAIILVGAGGYSYEEAAEIANCAVGTMKSRVSRARKSLEAILEEGRFTSASDGHDNLTATALENIIGAVEKIAP; encoded by the coding sequence ATGAATAAGCCCCAGGCGTTGCCGCCGGCGCAGTTCAAGCAGCAGCTGACGGAAGCAATTCCGCATTTGCGTGCTTTCGGCCGAAGTCTGTCAGGCGATCGTGATCTTGCCGACGATCTTGTGCAGGACACCTTGTTGAAAGCATGGGCTGCGCGCGACCGTTTCATTGCCGGCACATCGATGCGTGCATGGACTTTCGTGATATTACGCAACACGTTTTTCTCTGGCATGCGCCGCAAGAAATTCAGTGCCAATTATGACGAGCTGGTTGCCGAACGGGTCCTGTCCGCTCCCGCTCCCCAGCAGGAACCCTTGCATCTTGCCGACCTGCAACGCGGGCTGATGGAATTGTCCGACGACCAGCGCGAGGCCATCATTCTGGTAGGTGCTGGCGGCTATTCTTACGAGGAAGCGGCAGAAATCGCCAATTGCGCGGTCGGCACCATGAAAAGCCGCGTCTCCAGGGCGCGCAAATCGCTGGAAGCGATTCTGGAGGAAGGGCGCTTCACCTCCGCGTCGGACGGTCATGACAATCTAACCGCAACGGCGCTCGAAAATATCATCGGCGCAGTCGAGAAAATAGCGCCCTAG
- a CDS encoding response regulator: MSLAQNLKPHLPYLRRYARALTGSQKSGDAFVKATLEAIIADPEPVPDDNDIRVHLYRVFAGIWESAHVRVSEDPDDNTAQNRLNAIPPISRQVLLLTALEGFSVSEVAKIADVGENSINGLLDDAIAEIDKEIRSDVLIIEDEALISMELQQIVTGLGHRVCGTATTHKGALEAVANAKPSLVLADIQLADGSSGIDAVKDILEQISVPVIFITAFPERLLTGERPEPTFLITKPFQPNAIRAAISQALFFSTAKQDA; the protein is encoded by the coding sequence ATGTCACTAGCTCAAAATCTGAAACCGCATCTACCTTATTTACGGCGATATGCCCGGGCTCTGACCGGCAGCCAAAAGAGCGGCGACGCATTTGTGAAGGCTACGTTGGAAGCGATTATCGCCGATCCGGAACCCGTCCCGGACGACAATGATATACGGGTTCATCTATACCGGGTTTTCGCCGGTATCTGGGAAAGCGCGCATGTCCGGGTGTCTGAAGATCCCGACGACAACACGGCGCAAAACCGCTTGAATGCCATCCCTCCCATCAGCCGTCAGGTGCTGCTATTGACCGCGCTGGAAGGGTTTTCCGTTAGCGAAGTCGCAAAAATCGCCGATGTCGGCGAAAATTCGATCAACGGCTTGCTGGACGATGCCATTGCCGAAATCGACAAGGAGATCCGGTCAGATGTTCTCATCATTGAGGATGAAGCCCTGATTTCGATGGAATTGCAGCAGATCGTCACCGGGCTGGGACATCGTGTCTGTGGAACTGCGACGACCCACAAGGGTGCGCTCGAAGCGGTAGCCAATGCCAAACCAAGCCTGGTGCTGGCCGATATCCAGCTGGCGGACGGCAGCTCGGGCATTGATGCCGTGAAGGATATTCTGGAGCAGATATCGGTTCCGGTCATCTTCATCACTGCCTTTCCCGAGCGGTTGCTCACCGGAGAGCGCCCTGAACCGACATTTTTGATCACCAAGCCGTTTCAGCCCAATGCGATTCGCGCGGCGATCAGCCAGGCACTGTTCTTTTCAACGGCAAAGCAGGACGCCTGA
- a CDS encoding DUF883 family protein has protein sequence MTGNYSEEMGAVKSDLQTLKDDLATLTKSVKADAKANASELRANAKTKFDAARANAVEAGTKGRRKAQATFKENPIVSIAATAGIGLLVGALMARR, from the coding sequence ATGACAGGCAATTATTCCGAAGAAATGGGCGCGGTAAAATCGGATCTGCAAACATTGAAAGATGATCTGGCAACCTTGACCAAGTCCGTCAAGGCCGATGCGAAGGCAAATGCGTCAGAATTGCGCGCCAATGCGAAGACCAAGTTTGACGCTGCGCGCGCCAATGCAGTTGAGGCCGGCACCAAGGGGCGCCGGAAGGCCCAGGCCACGTTCAAGGAAAATCCGATCGTAAGCATCGCCGCGACCGCTGGTATCGGTCTGTTAGTCGGCGCATTAATGGCGCGCCGCTAG
- a CDS encoding PAS domain-containing protein, with protein sequence MTEELEPTMESERLATLGSYQVMDDARRNAFDRITRLVADIFAAPVASISLIEKDRELFRSAVGLAETDADRKSSLCGGMVDSHESLVIEDASVDPQFSNNPLVSGGPAIRFYAGAPLIAPNGMVLGALWFADTVPRCSITANQLDQLKTMADIVMSELELSREIRLREQAQKNAAIDRSNLDLTLALSDIASFRTDLETGKIEWGGAYMKIWGEDAGEALTQVEDAFARIHPEDRESVTEAMSAAAAPGEKYEARFRIILPSGEIRWVEGYGDYLEANGRPTLTGVNKDITHSVDQQEQLRLHTRELHHRLRNLFATLQSIMMLTKNSATSIDDYIERIKNRLSALNRAQQILLDTNFVTGSFAALVRDLCKTYPKVRWFGPDIILEENAMVSISLVLNELATNAAKYGALTADTGLVKIKWTILPDDDGQDIVELRWSESGGPKSQPPPSLSGFGSSLIDHSITRNLRGEIDRDWTPDGLICTIRFPAPDEARFR encoded by the coding sequence ATGACCGAAGAGTTGGAACCGACGATGGAAAGCGAACGGTTGGCGACGCTCGGCAGCTATCAGGTCATGGACGATGCGCGGAGAAATGCCTTTGATCGAATCACACGGCTTGTCGCTGATATTTTCGCAGCGCCGGTCGCATCGATCTCACTGATTGAGAAAGATCGGGAGTTGTTCCGATCAGCAGTGGGACTGGCGGAGACTGACGCAGATCGCAAATCCTCCCTGTGCGGCGGAATGGTCGACAGCCATGAATCGCTGGTCATCGAAGACGCTTCGGTGGACCCACAGTTCAGCAACAATCCGTTGGTCTCCGGTGGTCCGGCGATCCGTTTTTACGCCGGTGCGCCATTGATCGCGCCCAATGGCATGGTTCTGGGAGCCTTGTGGTTTGCCGACACGGTGCCACGCTGCTCGATTACCGCGAACCAGCTCGACCAGTTGAAGACCATGGCTGATATCGTCATGAGCGAGCTTGAACTGAGCCGCGAGATCCGTTTGCGCGAGCAGGCACAGAAAAACGCGGCCATTGACCGGTCCAATCTCGACCTCACGCTGGCCCTCAGCGACATTGCCAGCTTCCGGACCGACCTGGAGACAGGCAAGATCGAATGGGGCGGGGCTTATATGAAGATCTGGGGAGAGGACGCCGGCGAGGCGCTCACCCAAGTGGAAGATGCCTTCGCCCGTATCCATCCCGAAGATCGGGAAAGTGTCACCGAGGCAATGAGCGCGGCAGCAGCGCCGGGCGAAAAATATGAAGCGCGTTTCCGGATCATATTGCCCTCGGGCGAGATTCGCTGGGTCGAGGGCTACGGCGACTATCTCGAAGCAAACGGGCGGCCGACCCTGACCGGGGTCAATAAGGACATCACCCATTCTGTCGATCAGCAGGAGCAATTGCGGCTTCATACGCGCGAGCTTCATCACCGGCTCCGCAATCTTTTCGCCACGCTGCAGTCGATCATGATGCTGACCAAGAATTCGGCGACATCGATTGATGACTATATCGAACGGATCAAGAATCGCCTGAGCGCCCTGAACCGGGCCCAGCAAATCCTGCTCGACACCAATTTTGTGACGGGGTCCTTCGCTGCGCTGGTCAGGGACCTGTGCAAGACCTATCCAAAGGTGCGCTGGTTCGGCCCCGACATCATCCTGGAAGAAAACGCGATGGTCTCGATTTCGCTCGTGCTTAACGAATTGGCCACCAACGCGGCCAAATATGGCGCACTGACCGCCGATACCGGCCTGGTGAAAATCAAATGGACCATTCTTCCCGACGATGACGGGCAGGATATCGTCGAACTGCGCTGGTCGGAAAGCGGCGGGCCCAAGTCCCAGCCTCCTCCATCACTATCCGGCTTTGGCTCCTCGCTTATCGATCACAGCATCACGCGCAATTTGCGCGGCGAGATTGACCGGGACTGGACGCCCGATGGCCTGATCTGCACGATCAGATTTCCCGCACCCGACGAAGCACGGTTTCGCTAG